A genomic stretch from Nocardia wallacei includes:
- a CDS encoding cytochrome P450: MSERIPAAEPAASVVPTAPGAVPVLGHLPRMRHFLDFLTTLPAHGDLVTLRVGPAEVVVACTAQLGHEILRRGEDFDKGGQFFERAKEVVGNSLTTCRHEEHRRQRRLVQPAFHKQRLVDYARHMTAEIAGMSAGWQPDTTVDVTAETMTVVAKILARTMFQRAARTPGELRQVLEDIDTLVAVAAKRMVLPAALARLPTPDNRRYHAASRRLRTLIATAATEGRAAGDDAADLLSVLLAARDGQTGLSDTEIVDQLLLFQIAGIDTTATALAWALWLIGTRPDVERQLHAEVDAVLSGGPATHEHLPRLIYTRQVAVETLRRYPPVWILTRTAMTDTVLGGYRIPAGATIVISPYLVHQRPDLYPAPAHFDPGRWEEDRDLPAGAYLPFGHGARRCIGEHFAMTELTLALASITARWRLRPTPTLTERPPRPRLAASLRPPSLPMLLTRRTPG; this comes from the coding sequence GTGTCCGAACGAATTCCGGCGGCTGAACCGGCCGCTTCCGTGGTGCCGACCGCTCCCGGTGCGGTCCCCGTGCTCGGCCATCTCCCCCGGATGCGGCACTTCCTGGACTTCCTGACCACACTGCCCGCGCACGGCGACCTGGTGACACTGCGGGTGGGTCCGGCGGAGGTCGTGGTGGCGTGCACGGCGCAGTTGGGGCACGAGATCCTGCGCCGCGGCGAGGATTTCGACAAGGGCGGGCAGTTCTTCGAACGCGCCAAGGAGGTGGTGGGCAACAGCCTGACCACCTGCCGCCACGAGGAACACCGGCGGCAGCGGCGCCTGGTGCAGCCCGCGTTCCACAAGCAGCGCCTGGTCGACTACGCGAGGCACATGACCGCCGAGATCGCCGGGATGAGTGCCGGGTGGCAGCCGGACACCACCGTCGACGTCACCGCCGAGACCATGACCGTCGTCGCGAAGATACTCGCCCGCACGATGTTTCAGCGCGCCGCGCGCACGCCCGGTGAGCTGCGGCAGGTGCTCGAAGATATCGACACCCTGGTCGCGGTCGCGGCCAAGCGCATGGTGCTGCCCGCCGCGCTGGCCCGGCTGCCGACGCCGGACAACCGGCGCTACCACGCCGCGAGTCGGCGGCTGCGCACCCTGATCGCCACCGCCGCGACCGAGGGGCGGGCCGCGGGCGATGACGCCGCCGATCTGCTCTCGGTGCTGCTGGCGGCCCGCGACGGGCAGACCGGGCTGTCCGATACCGAGATCGTCGATCAGCTGCTGCTGTTCCAGATCGCCGGGATCGACACCACCGCAACCGCTCTGGCCTGGGCACTGTGGCTGATCGGCACCCGCCCCGACGTCGAACGGCAACTGCACGCCGAGGTCGACGCCGTGCTGTCCGGCGGCCCGGCCACGCACGAACACCTGCCGCGCCTGATCTACACCCGGCAGGTCGCCGTGGAAACGCTGCGCAGGTATCCGCCGGTGTGGATCCTCACCCGCACCGCGATGACCGATACCGTGCTCGGCGGGTATCGGATCCCCGCCGGGGCCACGATCGTGATCAGCCCGTACCTGGTGCACCAGCGGCCCGACCTGTATCCTGCCCCGGCCCATTTCGATCCCGGGCGCTGGGAAGAGGACCGCGATCTGCCCGCGGGCGCGTACCTCCCCTTCGGCCACGGCGCCCGGCGCTGCATCGGTGAGCATTTCGCCATGACCGAGCTGACTCTCGCGCTGGCATCCATCACCGCGCGCTGGCGGTTGCGGCCCACTCCCACGCTGACGGAGCGCCCCCCACGCCCCCGCCTGGCCGCCAGCCTCCGCCCCCCGTCCCTTCCGATGCTGCTCACCCGCAGAACCCCCGGATAA
- a CDS encoding GNAT family N-acetyltransferase translates to MTQQIESPAGTGTIVVEPMSGPADARAFKDLNEAWIVELFALEPADSVKLDNPEREIVGKGGQVLIARDGDEIVGCVALVPEGDGVFELSKMAVARQRRGRGLGRIILRAAIDYARRGGATTLFLGSNAKLADAVHLYESVGFVHVPSDRIGPMPYERADVFMRYDLV, encoded by the coding sequence GTGACACAGCAGATCGAATCACCCGCGGGGACCGGCACGATCGTCGTCGAGCCGATGTCGGGCCCGGCCGACGCCCGCGCGTTCAAGGACCTCAACGAGGCGTGGATCGTGGAGTTGTTCGCACTGGAACCCGCCGACTCCGTCAAGCTGGACAATCCCGAGCGTGAGATCGTCGGCAAGGGTGGGCAGGTGCTCATCGCCCGCGACGGCGACGAGATCGTCGGGTGCGTGGCCCTGGTCCCGGAGGGAGACGGCGTCTTCGAATTGTCGAAGATGGCGGTGGCCCGGCAGCGGCGCGGGCGCGGCCTGGGGCGGATCATCCTGCGGGCGGCGATCGACTACGCCCGCCGCGGCGGCGCCACGACGCTGTTCCTGGGCAGCAACGCCAAGCTCGCCGATGCCGTGCACCTCTACGAATCGGTGGGTTTCGTGCATGTCCCGAGCGACCGGATCGGCCCGATGCCCTACGAGCGGGCCGACGTGTTCATGCGCTACGACCTGGTTTGA
- a CDS encoding response regulator transcription factor, producing MVDSAVTAHAKAGKPATPTLSGLTAREAEVLELVSQGLSNAEIADRLHVGVTTVKPMSPT from the coding sequence GTGGTCGACTCGGCCGTCACCGCCCACGCGAAGGCCGGAAAGCCCGCCACGCCAACCCTGTCCGGGCTGACGGCTCGCGAAGCCGAAGTGCTGGAACTGGTTTCGCAGGGACTGTCGAACGCCGAGATCGCCGATCGCTTGCACGTCGGTGTGACGACGGTGAAACCCATGTCACCAACCTGA
- a CDS encoding class I SAM-dependent methyltransferase produces MNALVARVLSTLAGQLGNPHGVLGKGVAAMLNRGNRPLIEAAVEAAEVSSGSAAADIGFGGGVGLSLLLDRVGANGTVHGVEISPDMLARAKSRFSTEIGTGRLRALEGSLTDLPLADAGLDAAITVNTVYFVTELDRACAELARVLRPEGRLVVGIGDPDAMARMPFTAYGFRLRPVPELIDALERAGFAVEDRPLGDGPIPAHLLVARPA; encoded by the coding sequence GTGAATGCCCTCGTCGCTCGTGTGTTGTCCACCCTCGCCGGTCAGCTCGGCAATCCCCACGGCGTGCTGGGCAAGGGTGTGGCGGCGATGTTGAATCGCGGCAACCGGCCGCTCATCGAGGCTGCCGTCGAGGCGGCGGAGGTCAGCTCCGGGTCGGCCGCGGCCGATATCGGTTTCGGTGGCGGTGTCGGGCTGTCGCTGCTCCTGGATCGCGTCGGCGCGAACGGCACCGTGCACGGCGTGGAGATCTCCCCGGACATGCTGGCGCGGGCCAAGTCCCGCTTCTCGACCGAGATCGGCACGGGCCGCCTGCGCGCCCTCGAGGGCTCGCTGACCGACCTGCCGCTGGCGGACGCCGGCCTGGACGCCGCGATCACCGTGAACACGGTCTACTTCGTCACCGAACTGGACCGCGCCTGCGCGGAACTGGCGCGCGTGCTGCGTCCCGAGGGCCGTCTCGTCGTGGGCATCGGCGACCCGGACGCGATGGCGCGAATGCCGTTCACCGCCTACGGTTTCCGGCTGCGCCCGGTCCCGGAGCTGATCGACGCGCTGGAGCGCGCGGGCTTCGCCGTCGAGGACCGTCCGCTCGGCGACGGCCCGATCCCCGCCCACCTGCTCGTCGCCCGCCCGGCCTGA
- a CDS encoding alpha/beta fold hydrolase gives MTVDGIPIRLTDFGGDGRPMLALHGSFGRATIFAGLAGELRGRARLLAPDQRGHGHSARTATYSSDDFVADAAALLERLGLGPLVVFGHSHGGITAYRLAARRPDLVSALIIEDVGPVMRAPEIAHPVLDVRGWPTGAATKEQLAEAIRARGIPDPGYFLQSAEPAADGWRLLFDWDDMMAVQTGGVGDWWPDWLESTCPALVLRGEHSPLLPADLAARMVARRPGSRLVEFPGAGHWIHDDDPAGTARAVAAFLDELKPGRSA, from the coding sequence ATGACGGTCGACGGCATACCGATCCGGCTGACGGACTTCGGCGGCGATGGGCGGCCGATGCTCGCGCTGCACGGAAGTTTCGGCCGCGCAACGATATTCGCCGGTTTGGCCGGTGAGCTGCGCGGCCGGGCACGCCTGCTGGCCCCCGACCAGCGCGGCCACGGGCACAGCGCCCGCACCGCCACGTACTCCAGCGACGACTTCGTCGCGGACGCCGCCGCGCTGCTCGAGCGCCTGGGTCTGGGACCGCTGGTGGTGTTCGGGCATTCACACGGCGGCATCACCGCCTACCGGCTGGCCGCGCGCCGCCCGGACCTGGTGTCCGCGTTGATCATCGAGGATGTGGGGCCCGTGATGCGCGCGCCGGAGATCGCGCACCCCGTGCTCGACGTGCGCGGCTGGCCCACCGGCGCCGCCACGAAAGAGCAACTGGCCGAAGCGATCCGGGCGCGCGGCATCCCCGACCCCGGCTACTTCCTGCAGAGCGCCGAACCCGCCGCCGACGGTTGGCGGTTGCTGTTCGACTGGGACGATATGATGGCCGTGCAGACCGGCGGAGTCGGCGACTGGTGGCCGGACTGGCTCGAATCCACCTGTCCCGCACTGGTTCTGCGTGGCGAGCACAGCCCGCTGCTGCCCGCGGACCTGGCCGCCCGGATGGTCGCCCGCCGACCCGGCAGCCGCCTGGTGGAGTTCCCCGGCGCGGGCCACTGGATTCACGACGACGACCCGGCGGGGACGGCCCGCGCGGTCGCCGCCTTCCTGGACGAACTCAAACCAGGTCGTAGCGCATGA
- a CDS encoding pentapeptide repeat-containing protein has protein sequence MPRDLADLPYARFLEGFDADPESDTEYESVHIDAATFEAIDARGARFTESAFTQAVFSGGMLRYARFDDVWLRNVRLIGTNLGQTNWLNCEFVDSALSGVEAVGAGLRRIRFEGCKFDSVNLRNTALQDVTFADCVLRDTDFGEAKLTRVSFPGSRLDQVALHGATLREVDLRGAVTLDITAGIDALRGATISPVQLFDLAPAFARAAGIIVRDN, from the coding sequence GTGCCCCGCGACCTAGCCGATCTGCCGTACGCCCGCTTCCTGGAAGGCTTCGACGCCGACCCCGAATCCGACACCGAGTACGAGAGCGTGCACATCGACGCGGCCACCTTCGAGGCGATCGACGCCCGTGGTGCCCGGTTCACCGAGTCGGCGTTCACCCAGGCCGTGTTCAGCGGCGGCATGCTGCGGTATGCCCGTTTCGACGACGTCTGGCTTCGCAACGTCCGGCTGATCGGGACCAATCTCGGCCAAACCAATTGGCTCAACTGTGAATTCGTCGATTCGGCGCTGTCGGGCGTGGAGGCGGTCGGCGCCGGGCTGCGGCGCATCCGGTTCGAGGGCTGCAAGTTCGACTCGGTGAATCTGCGCAATACCGCGCTGCAGGATGTCACCTTCGCCGATTGCGTCCTGCGCGACACCGATTTCGGCGAGGCCAAGCTCACCCGGGTGAGTTTTCCCGGCTCCCGGCTCGATCAGGTCGCGCTGCACGGGGCGACGCTGCGCGAGGTCGATCTGCGCGGCGCGGTCACACTGGACATCACCGCCGGGATCGACGCGCTGCGCGGCGCCACCATCAGCCCCGTGCAGCTGTTCGACCTGGCCCCGGCGTTCGCGCGGGCGGCGGGAATCATCGTGCGCGACAACTGA
- a CDS encoding YczE/YyaS/YitT family protein, with product MLFRRLCALYAGLWLYGFSMAVMIRAALGLDPWDVFHQGVAGHVPVSFGTVTAVTGVAVLLAWIPLRQKPGLGTVSNVVVIAISVDAGLWLLPALEALPVRVGAMAAAVLLNAIATVLYIGAGMGPGPRDGLMTGLVRRTGKPVWAIRTGIETTVLVTGWLLGGSVGIGTLVYAFGIGPLIHLLIPLADRWLPGFHPVPQPEPELISVSADRADAE from the coding sequence ATGTTGTTCCGCCGACTGTGTGCGCTGTATGCCGGGCTGTGGTTGTACGGGTTCTCGATGGCCGTGATGATCCGCGCGGCGCTCGGGCTCGACCCGTGGGATGTGTTTCATCAGGGCGTGGCCGGGCACGTGCCGGTGAGCTTCGGGACCGTGACCGCCGTCACCGGCGTGGCGGTGCTGCTGGCATGGATTCCGTTGCGGCAGAAGCCCGGTCTCGGCACGGTGAGCAATGTCGTGGTGATCGCGATCTCGGTCGATGCCGGGTTGTGGCTGCTGCCCGCGCTGGAGGCGCTGCCTGTGCGGGTGGGCGCGATGGCGGCGGCCGTGCTGCTCAACGCGATCGCCACCGTGCTCTACATCGGGGCGGGCATGGGCCCCGGCCCGCGCGACGGCCTGATGACCGGACTGGTCCGGCGCACCGGAAAACCGGTGTGGGCCATCCGCACCGGAATCGAGACGACCGTGCTGGTGACCGGCTGGCTGCTCGGCGGCAGCGTCGGGATCGGCACCCTCGTCTATGCCTTCGGCATCGGTCCGCTGATCCACCTGCTGATCCCGCTGGCCGATCGCTGGCTGCCCGGCTTCCACCCCGTCCCGCAGCCCGAGCCGGAGCTCATCTCGGTCAGCGCCGACCGAGCCGATGCCGAGTAA
- a CDS encoding nitroreductase/quinone reductase family protein codes for MANRRDIQHRVVTTFQRNIGNPILRRLGAQTLLETTGRVSGEPRVTPIGGRRVGNSFWFVSEFGERSQYVRNIRADNRVRLRLHGHWHTGTAHPVPDDDARARLRELPRANSAVVGTVGTDLLTVRIDLD; via the coding sequence ATGGCGAATCGTCGCGATATCCAGCACCGCGTAGTGACGACCTTCCAGCGCAACATCGGCAATCCGATCCTGCGGCGGCTGGGTGCGCAGACTCTGCTGGAAACCACCGGCCGGGTGAGCGGAGAGCCGCGGGTCACCCCCATCGGCGGGCGACGCGTCGGCAACTCGTTCTGGTTCGTCTCCGAATTCGGCGAGCGCTCCCAGTACGTCCGCAATATCCGGGCCGACAACCGGGTGCGGCTGCGACTGCACGGCCACTGGCACACCGGCACCGCCCACCCGGTACCCGACGACGACGCCCGCGCCCGGCTGCGCGAACTGCCGCGCGCGAACAGTGCCGTCGTGGGGACGGTCGGCACCGATCTGCTCACCGTGCGCATCGATCTGGACTGA
- a CDS encoding LysR family transcriptional regulator, whose amino-acid sequence MNEGVELRHLRYFLAVAEELHFGRAAARLHIAQPALTQQIQRLETLLTTRLFDRTSRSVALTPAGEVLRERAAAILRHASRDLDEVARIGQGSQGRLYLGFVPSVLPLQPLRSVRQFRDRYPLVQIDLVEGYTTHMMAQLGHGALDMVIVRDPDEQSGTVVFPLATEPFMAVLPVDHPLAGRDALTGAELADEPLVFFPRAAGGHAHDKNLRPLIEAGHRPRIVQEGNNWTTILHLVGEGLGVTVAPRSATFTAPRTVRIVPLVETGATTTVYVAHRIDDDRALVHNFLALLPTGDTPT is encoded by the coding sequence ATGAACGAGGGTGTGGAGCTGCGTCATCTGCGCTACTTCCTGGCGGTCGCGGAGGAGTTGCACTTCGGCCGCGCCGCTGCGCGGTTGCACATCGCCCAGCCCGCCCTGACCCAGCAGATCCAGCGATTGGAGACACTGCTGACGACCCGGCTGTTCGACCGCACCTCGCGCAGTGTCGCGTTGACTCCGGCGGGGGAGGTGCTGCGCGAACGGGCCGCGGCGATTCTCCGGCACGCGAGCCGTGACCTGGACGAGGTGGCGCGGATCGGCCAGGGCAGCCAGGGCCGGCTCTATCTCGGCTTCGTCCCGTCGGTGCTGCCGCTGCAGCCGCTGCGCAGCGTCCGGCAGTTCCGGGACCGCTATCCGCTGGTGCAGATCGACCTGGTCGAGGGCTACACCACGCACATGATGGCGCAGCTCGGGCACGGCGCGCTGGACATGGTGATCGTGCGTGATCCCGACGAGCAATCCGGCACGGTGGTGTTCCCGCTGGCTACCGAGCCGTTCATGGCCGTGCTGCCGGTCGATCACCCGCTCGCGGGCCGCGACGCGCTCACCGGCGCCGAACTCGCCGACGAGCCGCTGGTGTTCTTCCCGCGCGCCGCCGGTGGGCACGCCCACGACAAGAACCTGCGACCCCTGATCGAAGCCGGTCACCGTCCGCGCATCGTGCAGGAGGGGAACAACTGGACCACGATCCTCCACCTCGTGGGTGAGGGGCTGGGTGTCACGGTCGCACCGCGCAGCGCGACCTTCACCGCGCCGCGGACCGTCCGCATCGTGCCGCTGGTCGAAACCGGCGCCACCACAACGGTTTACGTCGCCCACCGGATCGACGACGACCGCGCCCTGGTCCACAACTTCCTCGCGCTCCTGCCCACCGGCGACACCCCGACGTGA
- a CDS encoding VIT1/CCC1 transporter family protein, translating to MDDNRTHPHEPHAEGLASRLNWLRAGVLGANDGIVSTAGLVVGVASATTSTGPILTAGVAGLVAGAISMAAGEYVSVSTQRDSEKALLSKEKRELATEPDYELTELAEIYRRKGLSTATARKVAEELTAHDAFAAHAEAELGLNPDELTSPWQAAFSSAVAFTCGALLPLLAILLPPATWRVPVTFTAVLIALAVTGSVSARLGGSNPVRATARVVVGGALAMAITYAVGQLPGMSGH from the coding sequence GTGGACGACAACCGCACGCATCCGCACGAACCGCACGCCGAGGGGCTGGCGTCGAGGCTGAATTGGCTGCGCGCCGGGGTGCTCGGCGCCAACGACGGCATCGTGTCCACGGCCGGTCTGGTCGTGGGTGTCGCCTCGGCGACCACCAGCACCGGTCCGATCCTCACCGCGGGCGTCGCCGGTCTGGTCGCCGGGGCGATCTCGATGGCGGCCGGAGAGTACGTCTCGGTGAGCACGCAGCGCGATTCCGAGAAGGCGCTGCTGTCGAAGGAGAAGCGGGAGCTGGCCACCGAACCGGACTACGAGCTGACCGAACTCGCCGAGATCTACCGGCGCAAGGGCCTGTCCACGGCCACCGCGCGCAAGGTCGCCGAGGAACTCACCGCGCACGACGCCTTCGCCGCGCACGCCGAGGCCGAACTCGGGCTGAACCCGGACGAGCTGACCAGCCCGTGGCAGGCGGCGTTCTCCTCGGCGGTGGCCTTCACCTGCGGCGCGCTCCTGCCCCTCCTCGCGATCCTGCTGCCCCCGGCGACGTGGCGAGTGCCGGTGACATTCACGGCCGTGCTGATCGCGCTGGCCGTCACCGGCTCGGTCAGTGCCCGGCTCGGCGGCAGCAACCCCGTCCGCGCCACCGCCCGCGTGGTCGTAGGCGGAGCCCTGGCCATGGCCATCACCTACGCCGTCGGCCAGCTACCCGGCATGTCCGGCCACTGA
- a CDS encoding NAD-dependent epimerase/dehydratase family protein: MRVFVAGASGVLGVRLTPLLVAVGCTVAGMTRSSAKVSKLAELGAEPVVCDVYDAAGLEQAVRAFAPDMVIHQLTDLPDNHADLPAGRSANARIRQEGTANLLAAARAAGTKRVLAQSVAWEMTGEGKAAKDYLEEAVLGVGGVVLRYGQFYGPDTYYPDPSDYPEPPRIHVDEAAARTVTALELASGIYELTDTGQTDFEPVR; encoded by the coding sequence GTGCGAGTCTTCGTGGCGGGTGCCAGTGGTGTGTTGGGTGTGCGGCTGACGCCGCTGTTGGTCGCGGTCGGCTGTACGGTCGCGGGGATGACGAGGTCGTCGGCCAAGGTGTCGAAACTGGCCGAACTGGGGGCCGAGCCGGTCGTGTGCGACGTGTACGACGCGGCGGGGCTGGAGCAGGCGGTACGCGCCTTCGCCCCGGACATGGTGATCCATCAGCTCACCGACCTTCCCGACAACCACGCCGATCTCCCCGCCGGACGGTCGGCGAACGCGCGCATCCGGCAGGAGGGCACCGCCAACCTGCTGGCGGCGGCGCGGGCCGCGGGCACGAAACGGGTACTGGCGCAGAGCGTCGCGTGGGAGATGACCGGAGAGGGCAAGGCCGCCAAGGACTATCTCGAGGAGGCGGTGCTCGGTGTGGGTGGCGTGGTCCTGCGCTACGGCCAGTTCTACGGCCCCGACACCTATTACCCCGACCCGAGCGATTACCCCGAGCCGCCGCGCATCCACGTCGACGAGGCGGCCGCCCGCACCGTGACCGCGCTGGAACTGGCCTCGGGAATCTACGAGCTCACCGACACCGGCCAGACGGACTTCGAACCGGTGCGATAA
- a CDS encoding MerR family transcriptional regulator, whose product MTDLSIGDLAARFGLATHVLRHWEDMGLLAPRRDHGGRRRYTPQDTETVALIVVAKRVGLSLDEIRALSTATGDRESRRRLLRAHQDRLEQQIAWAQAAMATIGHAADCTSEDLRECPNFRALLARAVPEP is encoded by the coding sequence ATGACGGATCTGTCGATCGGCGATCTGGCCGCACGATTCGGGCTCGCCACGCACGTGCTGCGGCATTGGGAGGATATGGGCCTGCTGGCGCCGCGGCGCGACCACGGCGGCCGCCGCCGCTACACGCCGCAGGATACCGAGACGGTGGCGCTGATCGTGGTAGCCAAGCGGGTCGGGCTGTCGCTGGACGAGATTCGCGCCCTGTCCACCGCCACCGGGGACCGCGAGTCCCGCCGGCGGCTGCTGCGCGCCCATCAGGACCGGCTCGAACAGCAGATCGCGTGGGCACAGGCGGCGATGGCGACCATCGGGCACGCCGCGGACTGCACCTCCGAGGATCTGCGCGAATGCCCGAACTTCCGTGCCCTGCTGGCACGGGCCGTGCCCGAGCCTTGA
- a CDS encoding helix-turn-helix domain-containing protein, whose product MGRQADEPRQHGGHEPLPVGRILQRWRQDAALDVTELAAAAHLSESLLRKVESGHRAATRNTIAALAPVLRIPAADTRQLLSLVDPGHTPASRPRAARAPTPRELTVLDADPFPACYMVTPAGRDLIEGALHRVVATNAAFDRFFPGLGPGAGVVEYEVLTPAARDVFVRWEEDTHHLVRACRTQLTGFAPEVRIEEVKTRLRRNPDFENMWDTPYPATLEERNTVWVRDISDGTAFEMVFRMSHDSSPFLHWALTPVRLAEYLKRYPPETYPPR is encoded by the coding sequence ATGGGGCGACAGGCGGACGAACCCCGGCAGCACGGCGGACACGAGCCCCTGCCGGTCGGCCGGATTCTGCAACGCTGGCGTCAGGACGCCGCACTGGATGTGACGGAACTGGCCGCCGCGGCGCATTTGTCCGAATCGCTGCTGCGCAAGGTCGAGTCGGGGCATCGGGCCGCGACCAGGAACACGATCGCCGCGCTCGCGCCGGTGCTGCGCATCCCGGCGGCCGACACCAGGCAGCTGCTGTCGCTGGTCGATCCGGGTCATACTCCGGCGTCCCGGCCGCGGGCGGCGCGTGCCCCGACACCGCGGGAGCTGACCGTGCTGGACGCCGACCCCTTCCCGGCCTGCTACATGGTCACTCCGGCCGGACGGGATCTGATCGAGGGCGCACTGCACCGGGTCGTCGCGACCAACGCGGCCTTCGACCGCTTCTTTCCCGGTTTGGGCCCGGGTGCGGGTGTGGTGGAGTACGAGGTGCTCACCCCGGCGGCGCGCGACGTGTTCGTGCGCTGGGAGGAGGACACCCACCACCTGGTGCGCGCCTGCCGCACGCAGCTGACCGGCTTCGCCCCCGAGGTCCGGATCGAGGAGGTCAAGACCCGGCTACGGCGGAACCCCGACTTCGAGAACATGTGGGACACACCGTATCCCGCCACCCTGGAGGAACGGAACACGGTGTGGGTGCGCGACATCTCCGACGGCACCGCTTTCGAGATGGTCTTCCGGATGTCGCACGACAGCAGCCCGTTCCTGCACTGGGCACTGACCCCGGTCCGCCTCGCGGAGTACCTGAAACGCTACCCACCCGAGACCTACCCACCCCGCTGA
- a CDS encoding phosphotransferase, producing the protein MSASVVLPDGWQDSVRAALAESPRPELADGGLRLLGAGMDSVALMLESDGGEYVLRLPQDPHGAEGIAHEQRLLPELAPCLPVPIPQFLFTAPNPLGPGRFCAYPAVPGESLSEEQWRARGLLDRPAIHRRIAESLAGVHAFPADRARELGIRIWDLRGEFGDDLKTVRAEVVPLLDRSDAALLLAAWERYLDDDANFAHEPTLIHADVSLDHLLVTGSELTGLIDFGDVAIADPDYDLCYLYPEAGREFVDRVLRCRGTELTPRTETKLRFWACADPALDVLHAQEHEMPEFQQERLLVLTEALARYQNR; encoded by the coding sequence ATGAGCGCGAGCGTGGTGCTTCCCGACGGCTGGCAAGACAGTGTCCGGGCGGCCCTGGCGGAGTCGCCGCGGCCGGAATTGGCGGACGGGGGACTGCGGCTGCTGGGTGCCGGGATGGACAGCGTGGCACTGATGCTCGAATCGGACGGGGGCGAGTACGTGCTGCGCCTGCCGCAGGATCCACACGGGGCCGAAGGTATCGCGCACGAGCAGCGATTGCTTCCGGAGCTGGCCCCCTGTCTCCCGGTGCCCATCCCGCAGTTCCTGTTCACCGCGCCGAATCCGCTGGGCCCCGGGCGATTCTGCGCCTACCCGGCCGTTCCGGGCGAGTCTCTGTCCGAGGAGCAGTGGCGTGCGCGAGGACTGCTGGACCGGCCCGCGATTCACCGGCGGATCGCGGAATCGCTCGCCGGTGTGCACGCCTTCCCGGCCGACCGGGCCCGCGAACTCGGCATCCGAATCTGGGATCTGCGAGGCGAATTCGGCGACGACCTGAAAACCGTGCGCGCCGAGGTAGTCCCGCTGCTCGATCGGTCCGACGCGGCGCTGCTGCTGGCGGCTTGGGAACGCTACCTCGACGACGACGCCAACTTCGCCCACGAGCCCACGCTGATCCACGCCGACGTGAGCCTGGACCACCTGCTCGTCACCGGTTCCGAGCTCACCGGGCTGATCGACTTCGGCGACGTGGCGATCGCCGACCCGGACTACGATCTGTGCTACCTGTACCCCGAGGCCGGGCGCGAGTTCGTCGACCGCGTACTACGCTGCCGCGGCACGGAACTCACTCCGCGCACCGAGACCAAGCTGCGCTTCTGGGCCTGCGCCGACCCCGCCCTCGACGTGCTGCACGCCCAGGAACACGAGATGCCGGAGTTCCAGCAGGAACGACTGCTCGTCCTGACCGAGGCCCTCGCGCGGTACCAGAACCGCTGA